A genomic window from Pseudomonas argentinensis includes:
- the ubiM gene encoding 5-demethoxyubiquinol-8 5-hydroxylase UbiM codes for MKTDVVIVGAGPAGLCLARSLSGHGLSIRIIERQREAELATPPFDGRDIALTHASQRTLENLGLWQQFFPEEIAPLRDAQVLNGPSPYALRIAAAAVGKQRLGCLVANQVIRRAAYGAVSECTDIELLCERTISELSCSADGVTLRLSDGATLQARLIVAADSRFSETRRRLRIGARQEDFGKTMLVCRMAHEHSHEQVAWEWFGYGQTLALLPLNGNCASAVLTLAPGEMNRVMSLDEQAFAREMERRFDRRLGRMELLGERITYPLVGVYAERFAGLRSALVGDAAVGMHPVTAHGFNFGLQSQKRLADTLLGALHHGRDIGEPGVLQRYASAQQRASWPLYQATNLLVRLYTDDRAPTRLLRNAGLRLAQNLPPFKTALARHLTQIAR; via the coding sequence CGCCGGGCCTGCCGGGCTATGCCTGGCGCGCTCGTTGTCGGGCCATGGCTTGTCCATCCGTATCATCGAACGGCAGAGGGAAGCTGAACTGGCCACGCCGCCATTCGACGGTCGCGACATCGCACTGACCCACGCCTCGCAACGCACCCTCGAGAACCTGGGCCTGTGGCAACAGTTTTTTCCCGAGGAAATTGCGCCATTGCGCGACGCCCAGGTGCTCAACGGCCCCTCCCCCTATGCCCTGCGCATTGCCGCCGCGGCGGTTGGCAAACAGCGCCTCGGCTGCCTGGTGGCCAACCAGGTGATTCGCCGGGCCGCCTATGGCGCGGTAAGCGAATGTACAGATATCGAACTGCTCTGCGAACGCACGATCAGCGAGCTGAGTTGCTCGGCTGACGGCGTCACCCTGCGCTTGAGCGACGGCGCAACGCTGCAGGCTCGCCTGATCGTCGCGGCCGACAGCCGTTTTTCGGAAACCCGCAGGCGCCTCCGCATCGGCGCACGCCAGGAGGATTTCGGCAAGACCATGCTTGTCTGCCGCATGGCCCACGAGCACAGCCATGAACAGGTCGCCTGGGAATGGTTCGGCTACGGGCAGACCCTCGCCCTGCTGCCCCTGAACGGCAACTGCGCCTCGGCGGTGCTGACCCTTGCGCCTGGGGAAATGAATCGGGTTATGAGCCTCGATGAACAGGCCTTCGCCCGCGAGATGGAACGGCGTTTCGACCGGCGCCTGGGGCGCATGGAGCTGCTGGGCGAGCGCATCACCTACCCGCTGGTGGGCGTTTATGCCGAGCGCTTCGCCGGGCTGCGCAGCGCGCTGGTCGGTGACGCCGCGGTGGGCATGCACCCGGTCACGGCCCATGGCTTCAACTTTGGGCTGCAAAGCCAGAAGCGCCTGGCCGACACCCTGCTCGGCGCGTTGCACCATGGCCGGGACATCGGTGAGCCAGGCGTACTGCAGCGCTACGCCAGTGCCCAGCAGCGGGCCAGCTGGCCGCTGTATCAGGCCACCAACCTGCTGGTGCGCCTGTACACCGATGATCGCGCGCCTACCCGCCTGCTGCGCAATGCGGGCCTGCGCCTGGCGCAGAACCTGCCGCCGTTCAAGACCGCCCTGGCCAGGCACCTGACGCAGATCGCCCGCTGA